The region GACAATCTGAGCGTAAACAACCATACTTTTTAATTGTTCAAAAGAAACATTCATAGATAGAAGCCATATAGATGCAGATAACGAACACCCATTGTATCAAAAAACTGAACAGTGTAGTCAGTTTACTCTGCATTGTCAGGCTTTGTGTTGAGGTATAGACTGTTTCCATTCGCTGTTATCAAGTAACGGCACTTGTTTTAATTACACAACTATCTAGTAACTAGATTCAAGCTCGCTTAAAGTCAAAGGAATTATCATGATTAAGAATATTTTAGTGGTATTAACATCACATGCAGATTTGGGTAATACAGGCAAAAAAACGGGTTTTTGGGTTGAAGAACTAGCCGCACCTTATTATGTATTCCTTGATGCAGGCATGAAGGTTACGCTTGCTTCTCCTGCTGGTGGTCAGCCACCAATTGATCCTGCAAGTGCCGATGAAAGCATGCAAACAGATGCTACGCGTCGTTTTGATGCGGATAAAGTTGCACAGCAAGCGCTTGCTACAACGGTTAAACTTGTTGACGTAAAAGAGCAAGACTTTGATGCGGTATTTTACCCAGGCGGTCACGGTCCACTTTGGGATTTAACGAATAATGAAACATCAATTGATTTAATTTCTGCGTTCCTTACTAATAACAAACCTGTATCAGCGGTTTGTCATGCAACAGCGGCACTACTAAACGTGAAGACCGCTGAAGGTGAGTATGTAATTAAGGGTAAAGCTGTAACAGGATTTTCAAATACCGAAGAAGATGCGGTACAATTAACTGATATCGTACCGTTTTTATTAGAAGATGAGCTTGTAAAACGTGGCGGTGACTATCAGAAAGTTGCTGATTGGACACCGTTTGCAGTACAAGATGGTTTAATCATCACAGGTCAAAATCCAGCGTCTTCAGCTTTAGTGGCTGAAAAACTAATCGCACACGCTTAATATTAGGAAATAAATATGTTGAATTTCACGTTTCAAAACCCAACTCGGATCCACTTCGGTGATGATCAGATTAAAGCGATAAGCAAAGAAATTCCATTAGATGCTAAAGTACTAGTGACTTATGGTGGTGGCTCGATTAAATCAAACGGCGTTTATGATCAGGTAGTGGCGGCATTATCTGAGCATAATTGGGTTGAATTTTCAGGTATCGAACCTAACCCAACATATGACCAACTAATTAAAGCTGTCGATGTTATTAATGAGCATAATGTAGATTACATTCTTGCTGTCGGTGGTGGTTCTGTTGTTGATGGTAGCAAGTTTATTGCTGCAGCGGCTGTATTTGAAGGTGATGATGCTTGGGATATCCTGAGTAAACACGCGCCGATTACTAAAGCATTGCCGTTGGGTGCTGTTTTAACCTTGCCTGCAACTGGCTCTGAGTCAAATGGCGGCGCTGTTATTACGCGTGATGGCAGTAAGTTGTCATTTGGTAGTCCACTAGTGCGTCCTAGTTTTGCGATCCTTGACCCTGCTGTTAGCTTGAGTTTATCTGATCGTCAAATCAGTAACGGTGTTGTTGATGCGTTTGTTCATACAATGGAACAATACATGACTTATAGCATTAACGCTAAAGTACAAGACCGTTTTTCTGAAGGTCTATTATTGACGCTTATTGAAGAAGGACCAAAAGCATTAAAGCCGGAAACTAAAGATGATCTAGAAATCCGCGGTAACATTATGTGGTCTGCAACAATGGCGCTAAATGGTCTTATCGGTGCAGGTGTACCACATGATTGGGCTACGCACATGATTGGTCACGAACTGACTGCTGCACATGGTGTTGATCACGCGCGTAGTTTATCTATTGTGTTACCTGCAGTAATGAAAGTAATGCGCGAAGACAAACGCAGTAAATTACTGCAATATGCAGAGCGTGTTTGGAACATTGCAGTTACTGATGAAGATCAAAAAATCGATCTAGCGATAGCTAAAACAGAAGCATTCTTTAAAGCAATGCAAGTTCCTACAACGCTTACTGATGCGGGTATTACATCTGCAGATATTGACAATTTAATGGCTAAGTTAGAGAAGCACGGCATGGTATCACTGGGTGAACGTAAAAATATCACCTTGGAAGTAAGCCGTCAGATTTTAGAGACTGCACTGTAAATACTGAGTGTAACGACTTTATTTAAAGCGATAACTAGCAGTAAATAGCAGGTTGACAGTAAAGGCTGGAATGATTATTCATTTCAGCTTTTTTTTTTATTATAAAATGATTATTAGTTAAATATTAACTCTTGCTTAACACTTTTTTAATTCAAAGATGTTATAACTTAATGATATTGTAATTATTAAATATCTATCGTGTTGTTATCTATGCTTAAGGAAGAGTCATGGCTGATTTAGAATTGATGTTGGGTGTAATCATGTTGTCTGGTTTTTTATTTGCTGCGATCGCTAGGTTCAATCTACATCGCTATTTACAGCAAAAAAAGGTGTCTACGAATATTGATAAACAGCTGTACTTGGAAACATTAAAGTGCAGCTCTCCAGAAACGATCTTAGATGATGGACTTCATCAATTAGTCAAATATTTTATTGCGGGCATGATTATTTTTGCAGTTGGTAGTGCTACATTAGTTGATAACGGCGCTTTAAAAGATTTGGTATCTTTATTTTTTGATTAGAACAACGCATTAGTGAATTAAGCGTTAACGCTCGTAACCTGAATCACTTGGTATTTGCTCTGATGCTTGTTGCGGATCTTCATTTTTTTTGTGTAGTTCGGCAATAAGTTCGAGATCTAACTTTGCAAAGAATATATCTTCTTCGGCTTGACCTTTACGACGTACGGTTTCGTTAAATACAGACATGGCATTCACCTCTAATAACCTGCTATTAATAATTTTAGTTTATTTTAAGCAGAAGTGTTATTAGAGGGGAATTATTGAGGTCATTACTATTAAGATCATCATTTTAAAGGTAATAATTATTAAGCTGTTATGTCGTGGTCGATTGTACTTCTTTTAGTGTTACTAGGACATTTGATAAAGAACTGGTTACCGTATGACCTAATGTTAATATTTCTGCACTTGGTTGGACTAAATCAGGTATTTGAAATGTTTGCATATTGGCACTGACAGCTGCAAGCACACCGTTATTGGAATCCTCAAAAGCTAAGCAATACTCAGGTTCAATATTTAAACGGTCAGCGGCAAGTAAGTAAATTTCAGGATCTGGTTTACCATTTTTCACTTCACATCCGGTAGTCAGGTTATCAAAGAAGTGATCGAGACCTGCAAATTTCAACTTTATTTTAGCCACATCATTCTGTGTTGACGTTGCTACAGCCGTAGGTATGTTGTTATCTTTTAGCCAGGTTAATAGTTCAACAACCCCCTCTTTTATCGGAATAGCCTGATGCTTAACCACTGCGTTGTAGCGGACTTTCCATGCATCATGAAGAGTAGGGTAGTCAAGGTCGCTGCCGTAACCCGCGCGAAGCACTTTCTCGATACCTTGGGCATTACGGCCGATAATATCTAAGTAAACATCTTCTAAAAAAGGAATTGATAATGAGGCACATGCTTCTTCGAATACACCTTTGCATACACGTTCAGTGTCGAGAAGTAGTCCATCCATATCAAAAATAGCTGCTTGATAATTCACTTATTGTTTACCTTCTATCCGCTTTAACTTATCTAATCGGTGAGTATAACAAATCCCATCGGTATATTTAATTTAAGATCTACTTTGATTTTCAGCGCCAAAAATAAAAGGCTAGGGATTCAATCCTAGCCTTTTAAATTATGACGTTATTACTATTTACGTTTACTTAACCTAAGCGGTAAAGTTCACGTTTAAACTAAGCATACATAGGTACCAGTACCATAGTGCCTGCGATAACGGTTATCAAGCCAGCGAGAACGGGTACTGACGTACGTTTAACTACTTCGAATGGACTGATTTTGGCCATACCACTGGTAGCAACAATAACGCCAGCAACTGGTGATATTGTACGGCCAAGGTTCGATGCTTGTAACATTGGGATGATCAAGAATGCAGGATTTAGACCCATTTTACCTGCAAGGGCAGGGGCTAATTCAACAAATGCGTAAAATGGTGCATTACCTGAACCGGTCGCAATGGCTGCCGCAACCGTTAGAGCGGTCAACATGAGCATTAATGCAAAACCACCTGCACCTGCTGCTTCAGCAAGACCGATTAAATTATCAATGGCGCCAAGAGACATTAGACCTTGCGCAAATACTCCCGCTGCAACTAACAGCATCACGACGCCTTTAAATGCATCGCCCATACCTTCGTAGCATGATTCTAAATCTTCTAATGTAGCTCTGCCGTTTAAGCGTTTAGTTATAAAATCGACGATCGCACTAATAAAGATAGAGAACACCACAATGGTATAAATATCGAGCGTTAGTCCTTCAATGGTTGAGCCATTAAATATAAATACACCGAAAATAGGTAAAAATGGCAGGAATGCGTAATAATTTGGTGCTGTTACTACAATTTCTGATATATCCGTTTTTTCCATTGGCGTATTTTCTTTCTTATCTAAATAACGATTCCAGAAAAATGCAGCGGCAGCCATTACAATAATGGCGCAGATTGATACAGGTAGTACTGTCTGAACAGCAAATACATCTAGCGATAACCCTGATTTTTCGGCTGCGATAACAACATCACCAGATGTTGGAGATAGAATGATAGCAGCAGGTGACGCACAAACTGCCACAGCAGCAGGTCGAGAGATGCCCATCGCAGTCATCATCGGGAATAAAGTCGCCATCAGCAATACGCCTAGTCCAGTCGCAGAGCTTACCGCTAGTGACATTAAACAAGCGACGATATAGGCTGCAACGAGTAGGATGTAAGGAGATTTTATAAATGAGAGTGGTTTAGAAAATTGTTTAACAACGACATTATTAGCATCAATTTTTGTCATATAAGCAGCAAAACCACATAACAACATAATTTGCATGCCTAAACCGCCGCCACGATATTTCAGCATATATTTAACAAATTCTAAGGAATCTGTCAGGATATTCCCTGTACTTGCGACACTTGATGGAAGAATTTGCTTACCAAGTAATCCAGTGATAATTAGCAGTGTAATACCGGCGGTGAGCAATACACCTGCGGCTTTATATTCCTTGACGATGAAGTAACCAACAGCAACCGTGACGATTAAACCAATGAATAACTCTAACATTGAGACCTCTATATTGTATTAAATGCATTTAACATTATTTTAACGTTTAAAGTAATGTTTTATTACAGAGGAATGTACCCATAAAGAGATGTTTATGCGATAGCTAACCCCACTAATGATGATCTAAATCAGGATTTAATAAACTCTCCCCTGATAGTTTGAGGCAGATCAACTCGTTAGTTTTACACATCACAACAGTTCGGTTAAAATTGCTGCATTAATCAAATAAGCTATATGGAACAAACATGACTAAAGCTAAAATCGGTATTGTGACAGTAAGTGATAGAGCCAGTGCTGGCATTTATGAAGATCTTTCTGGTAAAGCCATTATCGATGTATTAAACGAGTACCTGACTTCTGAGTGGGAACCTGTTTATGAAGTTATTCCAGACGAGCAAGATGTGATTGAAGCAACTTTGATCAAAATGGCAGATGAACAAAATTGTAGTTTGATCGTAACAACTGGTGGGACTGGTCCTGCTAAGCGTGACGTAACACCAGAAGCAACAGAAGCTGTGTGTGATCGTATGATGCCTGGTTTTGGTGAGTTAATGCGTACAGAGTCATTAAAATTTGTACCAACGGCTATTCTATCTCGCCAAACTGCGGGTTTACGTGCGGATTCATTAATTGTGAATTTACCGGGTAAACCTAAATCTATCCGTGAATGTTTAGATGCGGTATTCCCTGCTATTCCTTACTGCATTGATTTAATGGATGGTCCTTTCCTTGAATGCGATGAGTCGGTGATTAAACCGTTCAGACCAAAAGCGAAGTAATTGAGCATATATTTAATATAATGTGCATAAATTAGAAAGCCATGTATTTTCATTGTTTAGGATGAAAATACATGGCTTATGATTAGTCGCTCATATACGCCAGTTAACATTGGTTCGCTCCCAAATCCTTGGGGCGCCCATATTTCTACCTCGAATGTCTCCATGTGACATGTCCTTAACTAAGACCTTGTATTCATTATTACTGAGCTTGATAAAATTTCGATGATCTCCAGACTCTATATAAACTGAATTTTCAGTGAGTAAACTGTCATCAACAATCATACTCATGTTATATGCTGCCCCCATTGCAGGAACTGCGCCTTTAGCACAGTCCGGAAATAATTCCTGTAATTTCTGTTCGTTAGCTAAGTAATAATACTTACCCATAATATCATTCACGTCAGTCAACGAGACTCGGCTATTCGCGGGTAATGATGCCATAAGGTAATCACCCGTTACACTTTCAAGAACAACTGCTTTAGCGACATTTCCTGCCGGTAGGTGAGCGGTTCGAGACGAATCTAGTGATGTGAATGCTCGGCGATGTTTAATCGTGTCATAGTGAATATTTTCGTGTTCGAAATATTCTTTTAGTGTGATTGCAATAGCCATAATGTGACTCCTAAATGTAACCTATAGATTGCGCATTACTTTATGAATAACATTCTCTACATCAACTTCAATATATTGTGCTGCGTCTTGAGCATAGACTTCAATATTTTTGTATAGTTCGCCAATCATGGTGATACCGCTGCATTGAATTGTAAGGACTATATTTGCGGTGATGATGTCTATCACAGCTTGCTCATCAGAGTTTGAATCAAGTGAATCTATCTCTTGTCGCCATTCTGATTTACCTTTTATTTTTGCTAATGTACTTTCTGAACTTGTTAGTAACGCGCTGCTAATCCTCATGATTTAAAGCTCCTTTGGCTGTGAATAGGGGGACTTAACATGTCTTAATGCCTCAATTTACCTTGTCTTGGGTGTTCATGGTGATAGCCGCTACCAGCTTTGTTGAAGCCACAGCTGATGATTGTTGGTTGAATTAGGTCAACTAAATCTGCGCTTTTCATTCTAATGGTTTCGCTGTGGTCTCCGGCATTAAAACTCACTTCTTCTTGTTCTAATAATGCATCAGACATAAAAACGGGCATGTTAAATAGATGACCAAACGGCGGCATTGCACCAGTTTCACAATCAGGGAAGATATTTCGGAACTGATGTTCATAGGCTAAATTGACATGACGAGCGCCAATTGAAAACGCGATATTATCAAAATCAATGGTATAGGGTGCAGGCATCACCACCATTACAAGCCGAGTGTCTGCAGTGATAATGACGGTTTTTGCAAAACACATGCCACTGGTTTTACTTAATTCAGCAATGTGTTGCGCAGTATAACCGGGTGGGTGATGGTCACTTTGGTAGTTTATATAAGCCTGATCTAAATAGTGGGTGATTTTTCGCATGAGCATAATCCATCTCCCGTATTGATTACAGTAACCCATTTATTCAATAGGGGTACCTAGGAGCTTTAATTATAGTTGCTAATGACTATATTGATGCATTAAACCAAAGGTTCATAGAAAGAAAAATAGAACGACTTTTTTGAATAAAAAAAAGGGTAAAATGCATACACATTTTACCCTTTAACCGTTTCATACTTCGGTGTTACATTAATTTCTTAATGCTTAGCGTTTGTTACTGCGCTTAGCCTGTTGGCCTTGACCGCTATTATTTGCAGACTTGTTCGCACCGCCTGGACTACTTGCTGATGGTTTTTTAAAACCACCACCTTTAGTACTACCATTGGCATTTTTATTCGCACCCGTGTTGTTAGTAGAACTTCCACCTACAGTAGGTTTCTTACGGTTTGGTTTATTACCCGCTTTATTACCGTTTTCGTTAATACCGACACCTTCTTGTGGTGCAAGACCGGTATGTTTTGTTAACGCTTTAGTAAATTGCTTAGTGCCTGGTTCTGCACGTTGTAGCTTAACCCCTTTATTACTGGTGTTTGGCTTATTCTTACTATTAGCACCACCTTTACCAAGATGCGGTTTCGCATTACTTAGTTGTGCTTGTTTTTCTGCCAAGCTTTCTGGCGGCACAAGGTGACGTGGACTACGCCCAATCAAATTACGATTACCCGTTTTAAGCAGGTATTCGCGAATGATTGGCCAGTTAGCTGGATCATGATAGCGTAATAGTGCTTTATGCAGGCGACGTTGACGCGCACCTTTTGGTACGACTACTTTTTCATCTGTCTCACGTACTTTATGCAATGAGTTTAGCTCTGTATGATACACGGCTGTTGCATTAGCAAGTGGTGATGGATAAAAATTCTGTACTTGGTCAAGCTTAAATTTATTTTGTTTTAGCCACAATGCTAACGTCAACATGTCTGCATCATTGGTACCCGGATGCGCAGAGATAAAGTAAGGGATAAGATATTGTTTCTTGCCTGCTTCAGCAGAGAAACGATCAAACATCTCTTTAAACTTATCGTAGGTGCTCATGCCTGGCTTCATCATGATATCTAGTGGCGATTTTTCAGTATGCTCTGGCGCAATCTTCAAATAACCACCGACGTGATGTTCTACTAGCTCTTTCACATAACGCGGATCTTCAATCGCTAAATCATAACGTACGCCTGATGCAATTAAGATCTTCTTAATGCCTGGTACTTTACGTGCACGGCGATATAGGTCAATTGTTGGCGTATGGTCGGTATCCATGTGTGCACAAATTGACGGGAAAATACAAGACAGGCGGCGACAAGTCGCTTCTGCTTTAGCACTCATACAGCCTAATTTGTACATGTTAGCCGTAGGGCCACCAAGATCGGAAATGACACCGGTAAATCCAGGTACTTTATCGCGAATCGCTTCCATTTCTTTAACGATAGAATCTTGAGAGCGGCTTTGAATAACGCGACCTTCATGTTCGGTAATTGAGCAGAAAGAACAACCACCAAAACAACCACGCATAATGTTAATCGATGTTTTGATCATGTCATAAGCTGGGATTTTTTGGTCGCCATAACTTGGGTGTGGAACACGTGCATATTCTAAATCGAATACGCCATCCATTTCACCTTCAGCAAGTGGTGTTGCTGGTGGGTTTAACCATACTTCCCGTGCGCCGTGTTTTTGAATCAGTGCACGTGATGAAATAGGGTTGGTTTCTTGATGAAATACACGTGAAGTATGCGCGTATAACATTTTATCTTTCTTCACCGTTTCCATGTCTGGTAGGCGAATATAAGTTTCATGCCATGGCATTTGCTTAGGCGCTTGCATCACGATTGGTTTTGCTACATCAGCATCCGAGTTATCGATGACGTCGTCATTATCTTGTTTTGCACAAGTTTCGTCAATTTCAGTATATGGACTGATAATTGGTTCAATTTTGCCCGGAGTGTCTAATGTACGTGAATCAATACCTTTCCAAGTCGGCAGTGGTTCTTTTAGCATCACGCCTGTACCACGTACATCTTGAATATCTTTAATTGATTCGCCGTTAGCAAGACGGTGTGCAACTTGGATTAACGGACGTTCGGCATTACCATAAATAAGCATGTCAGCTTTTGAATCGGGTAGTACTGAGCCACGTACTTTGTCTGACCAGTAATCATAATGAGCAATACGACGTAGACTGGCTTCAATACCACCAATTACAACAGGTACTTCTTTAAATGCTTGCTTGCAACGTTGGGTATACACTAACACGGCGCGATCAGGACGTTTACCGCCAATATCACCCGGTGTATAAGCATCATCGTGACGTAATTTAAGGTCTGATGTATAACGGTTGATCATCGAGTCCATGTTACCTGACGTAACACCAAAAAATAGGTTTGGACGACCCAACTCTTTAAACGGTTCTACACTTTCCCAATCTGGTTGAGAAATGATACCAACGCGGAAACCTTGTGCTTCTAAGGTTCTGCCAATAATAGCCATACCAAAACTTGGATGATCGACATACGCGTCACCTGTAACAACAATAACGTCGCAGCTATCCCAACCGAGTTTGTCCATCTCTGCGCGTGTCATTGGCAAAAATGGTGCGGGTTCTGTCACCCGATTCTGAAATTTTGGATATGAAAAAAGATCTTTGGCAGTTTGCATAAAGTACTCTTGGGTATTAATTTTAGTGCGCAAAGTTAATTGCGAAGGCTATTTTCACGACTGGGATAAATACAAAAATGAGAACGCCAGTCGTTACTGAGGGCGGATTATAGCCACTTACAAGCTGTTTTGCGATTAAAAGTGGCAATAAATATTTAGCTTGTTTGTAACAAGTTGAAAAATTGGTCTAAATTATTCGCTTCGTAATCTGCTTTATAGTCCAGGTTCGTCACCACTTGTTCTGAACCAGATAGCCAGACCGTAGTCATACCAAGGGCTTTAGCTGGTTTTAGATTACGCAATTGATCATCAAAGAAGACTGTTTTATGGCTATTAATCGCGTGAGTATCACAAAGTTGTTGGTAGCTAGCGTTGTGTGGTTTTAACTCATAATTCGCATCTTCTAATGAAAAAATAGCATCAAAACTATCTATTAAAGCTAATTTAGTCAAAATCTTTGTGGCGTAATGTTTTGGTGAATTGGTATAAATTATTTTACGACCGGATAATTGGTCTATCTGACTGATTATATTTGGCTGTATTTTTAATGCCGCCATATCAACATCGTGACAATAATGAATAAAATCATCGCGGCTAATATCGTGGTGCTTCACTAAGCCTTTAACTGTGCCGCCATATTGCTTGTAATATTGGTTAGATAATAACGTTGCTTCTGGTAATGGGAGAGAAAGGGCGTTAGCAATAAAATGGTGCATCCGCGATTCAACTTGCTTTAGTATGCCTAACGAAGGATTGTAAAGGGTATCATCTAAATCGAATAGGTAGGTTTCAGCTTGATTAATTTTTTGCATAGGACTCTTCTCTATTTATCATGCTGCATAGTAGTGTAAAAGCACAATCATGCATAGTCCTCTTAGTTAGTAGATATTGCACCTTGTTTTTTTGTTCAAATACCAGCTAGTTTTTGTGGTTAGAACTCCAACCAGATGAAAAATGGCAAAAAATAGGTGCTTAATTTTCCAGAAACTTTTATCCTGTCTACTGTGTCTCAACATTGTGAAGATAATATGATTATTAAACCAAAAACTCGTGGTTTCATCTGTACCACTACTCATCCTACTGGTTGTGATTTTAATGTTAAAGAACAGATACAGTATAATAAAGAACAAGGCGCAATTGAAAATGCACCGAAACGTGTTCTTGTAGTTGGCTCATCAAGTGGTTACGGACTTTCGTCGCGTATTACTGCTGCATTCGGTGGTGGCGCTTCAACGATTGGTGTATTTTTCGAAAAGCCGGCAACAGAAAGAAAGCCGGGTACAGCTGGTTGGTATAACAGTGCTGCATTTGAAAAATATGCTGCAGAAGAAGGTCTATATGCAAAGAGCATTAATGGCGATGCTTTTTCTGATCAAGCAAAGCAAACTGCAATCAACCTAATTAAAGAAGATTTAGGTCAAATTGATCTAGTTGTTTACTCGTTGGCATCGCCAGTACGTAAATTACCAAGCACAGGTGAAGTTGTTCGTTCTTGCTTAAAACCAATTGGTGAAACATATACGGCTAAAGCTGTTGATACCAATAAAAACACTTTATTTGAAGCAAGTGTTGAAGCGGCTACAGAGCAAGAGACTCAAGATACTATCACTGTTATGGGTGGTGAAGACTGGGAATTATGGATGTCTGCACTAGCTGATGCTGGTGTATTAGCGGACGGTTGTAAAACAGTTGCCTATAGTTATATCGGTACTGAAATTACATGGCCTATCTATTGGGATGGTTCATTAGGTAAAGCGAAGCAAGATCTTGATCGTGCTGCTCACGCTATTGATGCAGATCTTAAAGCGACAGGCGGCAGCGCTAACGTTGCTGTACTTAAAAGTGTTGTAACACAAGCAAGTGCTGCAATTCCAGTGATGCCACTATATATCGCCATTGCATTCCGCGTGATGAAAGAACATGGTTTACATGAGGGTTGCTTAGAGCAAATTTCACGTTTATTCCGTGGTTCACTTTATCCGCAAGGTGTAAGCAGCGCTATCGTTGACGAAAAAAATCGTCTACGCTTAGATGACTGGGAACTGCGTGATGACATTCAAGCTACATGCGTGAAGTTATGGAAAGAAGTGACTGATGATAACCTGTTTGAAACAACAGATTATCAGTACTACAAAGATGAGTTCTTAGCTTTATTCGGCTTTGGTATTGAAGGCGTTGATTATGATGCTGATGTTAATCCAATTGTTGATTTTGAGCCAATTACGCTAGTTTAACTTAGCGATTAATTGTCGTTATAGATTGTAGCGATTAATTGAACTTTACTTGTATAAACCGTGCCTGTTATTAGATTTTTGATCTAATTCAATAGGTGCGGTTTTTTTATATTTGCTTCATTGTTTAACTTCCCGTATATCTATAGCCTTATCTTCTGCATTCAACCAATATGAGGAGTGGGCATGGCCTCTCTTAACAATAAAAAACTAGAAAACATCTTAACTGAGTTTATGCAACCCCATCGCGTACGTGACTTCACTGTTAACGGTATGCAAGTTCAGGGTAAAGACACTGTGACAAAAGTGATCACGGGTGTCACAGCTTCTCAAGCATTAATCGATGCTGCTGTAGCACAACAAGCCGATGCAATTTTAGTCCATCATGGTTATTTCTGGAAAAATGAATCACCAGCAATTACCGGTATTAAATACAATCGCATTAAGACCTTGATTAAAAATGATATCAACTTATATGCTTACCATTTGCCGTTAGACATTCATCCGGAATTAGGTAATAACGTCGAGTTAGCTAAATTACTGGGCATTACCGTACGCCGCGGTCTAGAACCATGGGATAAAGCCAGTGTTGCTTTGGTGGGCAAGTTTGAAGACGAGATCTCAACTGCAGAACTTACGCAACGTATTGAAACTCAACTCAAGCGTGCGCCTCTCGTCGTTGATGCTGGTAAGCCGATTAAATCTGTAGCTTGGTGTACTGGTGGCGGTCAAAGCTATATAGAACTAGCGATAGAGCAGGGTATTGATGCTTTTATTAGTGGCGAAGCGTCTGAACAAACAATCCATTTAGCTCGTGAGGCCGGTATGAGTTTTTTTGCTGCTGGTCATCATGCAACAGAGCGCTATGGTGTTAAAGCATTAGGAGAATGGTTAGCACAAGAGAAGGGCCTAGACGTTACCTTTATTGATATTGATAATCCAGTTTAACAACACTCAACATTAGTTTGATGATGCTCAGCAGTAGTTTGATGACAGTTTGAAATGAATGCTTACTTATAAAGTCATTACTGATTATTTCTATTAATAGTGATGGCAATGGGATAGAGCTTTATGAGTAAGCCAGTGTTGTCATTATTAAACTAGCTATTCATGGTGTTATCGTCTTTAGTCATGTGAATACTGAGTTTCAAGTCGGTTAATATATTGCAAAAATGACGTTGTGTAGGTTGTTCGCACAATGCTCTGAAGTCACAAGCTAACGCTTGGGCGGGACATAGTTTCTGGCGATAATATTTGGCATATGACGCCGATAAGTGTGCATGAGCTGAATGCACAGCGTAAGGATCAATTGTTTTTATCTTGTTCTCATAGCGTTTGATTATTTGTTCCATGGCTTTTAATTGCTTTATTTGATTACTCATCAGCATCTTTTTGCATACGCTAGCGGTTAATGGTTTTTTAATACAGCCAATACCAGTGTGTAATGCAAATTTTAGCCACAGATCCCAATCTGATACTAATTTTATATTATGATCAAAGCCATCGAGTGCCAAATATAAATCTCGTCTCACAAGCACGGTAGATGTACCAATTACATTCTCCGAGAAAATAGCGGCAGCACCTTTAGGGATAACAAATGCATCTTGGTTATGCTGAAGTGTCTGTTG is a window of Moritella sp. Urea-trap-13 DNA encoding:
- a CDS encoding glycosyltransferase family A protein codes for the protein MKPIVSVIIPSKNCLSTLPRAIESVWQQGINKIEIVIVDDGSTDKSWEWICQLCRKHNNIIALKLDSEGSSTARNHAARIASGTYIAFLDADTFWYQHKLQQQIMFMEKNPQVGISFTNCELMNDKSEVTHDRFTSSDYFKQQTLQHNQDAFVIPKGAAAIFSENVIGTSTVLVRRDLYLALDGFDHNIKLVSDWDLWLKFALHTGIGCIKKPLTASVCKKMLMSNQIKQLKAMEQIIKRYENKIKTIDPYAVHSAHAHLSASYAKYYRQKLCPAQALACDFRALCEQPTQRHFCNILTDLKLSIHMTKDDNTMNS